A genomic segment from Aspergillus puulaauensis MK2 DNA, chromosome 1, nearly complete sequence encodes:
- the TIM10 gene encoding Tim10/DDP family zinc finger protein (COG:U;~EggNog:ENOG410PS46;~InterPro:IPR004217,IPR035427,IPR027100;~PFAM:PF02953;~go_component: GO:0042719 - mitochondrial intermembrane space protein transporter complex [Evidence IEA];~go_process: GO:0045039 - protein insertion into mitochondrial inner membrane [Evidence IEA]), with product MSFLFGGAPKMSSEQKIAAAETEVEMISDMFNRLTDSCSKKCIPNDYREADLNKGESVCLDRCVGKFFEVNIKVSEKMQGEAAGRQGGGIGM from the exons atgtCTTTCCTATTCGGCGGCGCCCCCAAGATGAGCTCGGAGCAGAAGATTGCTGCCGCAGAGACCGAAGTCGAAATGATCTCAGACATGTTCAACCG CTTAACGGACTCGTGCTCCAAGAAGTGCATTCCTAACGACTACCGCGAGGCCGATCTCAACAAGGGCGAGTCTGTCTGCCTTGACCGCTGCGTTGGCAAGTTCTTCGAGGTCAACATCAAGGTCAGTGAGAAGATGCAGGGCGAGGCTGCTGGCAGACAGGGTGGTGGAATTGGCATGTAA